In Zonotrichia albicollis isolate bZonAlb1 chromosome 3, bZonAlb1.hap1, whole genome shotgun sequence, a single window of DNA contains:
- the CMPK2 gene encoding UMP-CMP kinase 2, mitochondrial produces MLGRCAPGSPGPRSAVRALPPSASALRQRLRQCAERIPEAEAVLDLLEKCPEHQKKGSFPVIVFEGLDATGKTTVTQAVKDTLNGILLRSPPPCISQWRTVFDDESTPIKRAFYAAGNYILASEIAKASTQAPVIIDRYWHSTAAYAIATETSGEVQDLPPAQDEVYQWPEDLLKPDLVLLLTVDPEERVRRLQHRGLEKTKEEAELEANSSFRQRVEESYRRMVNPACQEVDASPSKEEVLKTVLQLIKKHCAF; encoded by the exons ATGCTGGGGCGCTGCGCCCCGGGCTCCCCGGGCCCCCGGTCCGCGGTGCGCGCCCTGCCGCCCTCTGCCAGCGCCCTCCGCCAGCGCCTGCGCCAG TGTGCAGAACGGATCCCAGAGGCTGAGGCAGTACTCGACCTGCTGGAGAAATGCCCAGAGCACCAAAAAAAGGGATCTTTTCCCGTCATAGTTTTTGAGGGCCTGGATGCCACAG GCAAAAccacagtgacccaggctgTTAAGGACACCCTGAATGGCATCCTGCTGCGGTCCCCACCACCCTGCATCAGCCAGTGGAGGACTGTATTTGATGATGAGAGTACACCCATTAAAAGAGCATTTTATGCTGCAGGCAACTACATTCTGGCTTCAGAGATAGCAAAAGCATCCACTCAGGCACCTGTGATCATAGACAG AtactggcacagcacagctgcctaTGCAATTGCCACTGAAACAAGTGGGGAAGTCCAGGATCTTCCACCAGCTCAAGATGAGGTGTATCAGTGGCCTGAAGATCTGCTTAAACCTGATCTTGTGCTTCTCCTGACTGTTGACCCTGAAGAACGAGTCCGGAGACTTCAGCATCGGGGGCTGGAGAAAACAAAGGAGGAAGCTGAGTTGGAAGCTAACAGCTCTTTTCGCCAAAG agTTGAGGAGTCATACAGAAGGATGGTGAATCCTGCATGCCAAGAGGTTGATGCCAGTCCCTCCAAAGAAGAGGTTCTCAAGACTGTTCTACAACTAATTAAGAAACACTGTGCTTTTTGA